The following proteins are co-located in the Conyzicola lurida genome:
- a CDS encoding GtrA family protein: MRALIAQLGRFGAVGLVGVGIDVGVFNLLRLTVLSPDDLHEGPVIAKIISTSLAIVANWLGNRYWTFGNERRPHWVREAVEFLLVSLGGMLIALGCLWVSHYVLGFDSVLADNVSTNVVGLALGTAFRFTFYRLWVFGAHREGSGLHTRQQAPEPAAAPEPAPALD, encoded by the coding sequence ATGCGAGCTCTCATCGCACAGCTCGGCCGCTTCGGCGCCGTCGGGCTGGTGGGGGTCGGTATCGACGTCGGCGTGTTCAACCTGCTGCGCCTGACCGTGCTCAGCCCCGACGACCTGCACGAGGGCCCGGTGATCGCGAAGATCATCTCGACCTCGCTCGCCATCGTGGCGAACTGGCTCGGCAACCGCTACTGGACCTTCGGCAACGAGCGGCGACCGCACTGGGTGCGCGAGGCGGTGGAGTTCCTGCTGGTCAGCCTCGGCGGCATGCTCATCGCGCTCGGCTGCCTCTGGGTGTCGCACTACGTGCTCGGCTTCGACTCCGTGCTCGCCGACAACGTCTCGACGAACGTGGTCGGCCTCGCCCTCGGCACGGCGTTCCGCTTCACCTTCTACCGGCTCTGGGTCTTCGGCGCGCACCGCGAGGGGTCCGGCCTGCACACCCGGCAGCAGGCGCCCGAGCCCGCGGCTGCTCCCGAGCCCGCTCCGGCGCTCGACTAG
- a CDS encoding PH domain-containing protein: MSTTESRVPEAVVARLRPHGRALIWPSLAVILILAATGYFYGSFAEMWQNLVVLGSALVLGILLWLLPLLAWLGRHYTITTRRIVLRSGFFVRVRQELLHSRGYDVTVRQNAIQSVFRSGDVLINTGLDKPIVLRDVPGADLVQEALHDLMELSQNPVAARRQQEQSAGSDETTAWGYR, from the coding sequence ATGTCCACCACCGAGAGCAGGGTTCCAGAAGCCGTCGTCGCACGGCTGCGACCACACGGTCGCGCCCTCATCTGGCCCAGCCTCGCCGTCATCCTGATTCTGGCGGCCACGGGCTACTTCTACGGCAGCTTCGCCGAGATGTGGCAGAACCTCGTTGTGCTCGGGTCGGCGCTGGTGCTCGGGATCCTGCTCTGGCTGCTGCCGCTGCTCGCCTGGCTCGGACGCCACTACACGATCACCACGCGGCGCATCGTGCTGCGGTCGGGCTTCTTCGTGCGCGTGCGGCAGGAGCTGCTGCACAGCCGCGGCTACGACGTGACGGTGCGGCAGAACGCGATACAGAGCGTGTTCCGCAGCGGCGACGTGCTCATCAACACCGGGCTCGACAAGCCGATCGTGCTGCGCGACGTGCCGGGCGCCGACCTCGTGCAGGAGGCCCTGCACGACCTGATGGAGCTCAGCCAGAACCCCGTCGCCGCGCGCCGGCAGCAGGAGCAGTCGGCGGGCTCGGACGAGACGACCGCCTGGGGTTACCGCTAG
- a CDS encoding biotin--[acetyl-CoA-carboxylase] ligase: protein MRLPRSAAVVDDLAVLPEVGSTNDALVARVAAGPVDDFAVVVTGSQTAGRGRLGRVWVAPPGASLSISVLLRPVLPAGEPLDTQHYGWLPLIAGVAMTRAVQSVVEPSRVGLKWPNDVQIDGLKVSGLLAELLPGGDAVVVGAGLNLSLTREQLPTPVSTSLALSGAALEGDELADAALSVYLTTLRELYTGFVRLGADPLGSGVAEQVTDLCTTIGQRVKVELPGAPDLVGSAVGIDDAGRLLVRASLDGQVTAVAAGDVTHLRYE, encoded by the coding sequence ATGAGACTTCCCCGCAGTGCCGCCGTCGTCGACGACCTGGCGGTGTTGCCCGAGGTCGGTTCGACCAATGACGCGCTGGTCGCCCGCGTCGCCGCCGGCCCGGTCGACGACTTCGCGGTCGTGGTCACGGGCAGCCAGACCGCGGGACGCGGGCGCCTCGGCCGGGTCTGGGTCGCGCCGCCCGGTGCGAGCCTCTCCATCTCCGTGCTGCTGCGGCCCGTACTGCCCGCCGGCGAACCACTCGACACACAGCACTACGGCTGGTTGCCGCTCATCGCGGGTGTCGCGATGACGCGCGCCGTGCAGTCGGTCGTCGAGCCGTCGCGCGTGGGCCTCAAGTGGCCCAACGACGTGCAGATCGACGGCCTCAAGGTTTCCGGCTTGCTGGCCGAACTCCTCCCCGGCGGCGACGCGGTCGTGGTCGGCGCGGGGCTCAACCTGTCGCTGACCCGCGAGCAGCTGCCCACCCCTGTCTCGACGTCGCTCGCCCTCTCGGGTGCCGCTCTCGAGGGCGACGAACTGGCGGATGCCGCGCTGAGCGTCTACCTCACGACACTCCGTGAGCTCTACACCGGGTTCGTGCGGCTCGGGGCCGACCCGCTGGGCAGTGGTGTCGCCGAGCAGGTGACCGACCTCTGCACCACGATCGGCCAACGGGTGAAGGTCGAGCTTCCCGGCGCGCCCGACCTGGTCGGCAGCGCGGTGGGTATCGACGACGCGGGCCGCCTGCTGGTGCGCGCGAGCCTGGATGGCCAGGTTACGGCTGTCGCCGCGGGCGACGTGACACATCTGCGGTATGAATAA
- a CDS encoding DUF6716 putative glycosyltransferase codes for MRALALVDTDSYVKWGAALLAQLPAEWERELALVATPAQPSEAQLAAALDGSGFDVGGLLHVELRSLTERVAAQLPDVVIVAMRGPAASVVMRVLADLPHRPVLVSGLPGISIPATWKALFYRGQADLMVLHSKQEIREFTVVGAKRGWNHTLGLATLPFMSDRTAADGRDIVFAVQSIVPDALADRERVLDILLATARHNPDHRVVIKVRALGAEQQTHAEAHSYPDLLAARSDVPSNIVVAAGPMAAALDTARALVTVSSTAVIEAVARHIPVRVIDEFGVSPELINTVFVGSGLFGSGEAIRQLRFEHPRADWLDDNYFHDPADNDWLAALDGLLAARAADALATRPSLRGSAGGLLRRAWERKQAFGSHDRTALGFVALFIGVPARSMALARRRRRNEGEEHRWVATSLDA; via the coding sequence ATGCGGGCGCTCGCCCTCGTCGACACCGACTCCTACGTGAAGTGGGGGGCCGCGCTCCTCGCGCAGCTCCCCGCGGAGTGGGAGCGCGAGCTCGCCCTGGTGGCGACGCCCGCGCAGCCGAGCGAGGCCCAGCTGGCGGCCGCGCTCGACGGGTCGGGGTTCGACGTGGGCGGGCTGCTCCACGTCGAGCTGCGGTCGCTGACGGAGCGGGTGGCCGCCCAGCTGCCCGACGTCGTCATCGTCGCGATGCGCGGGCCCGCGGCATCCGTCGTTATGCGGGTCCTCGCCGACCTGCCCCACCGGCCGGTCCTCGTCAGCGGGCTGCCGGGAATCTCGATCCCCGCCACCTGGAAGGCACTGTTCTACCGCGGGCAGGCGGACCTCATGGTGCTGCACTCCAAGCAGGAGATCCGCGAGTTCACGGTCGTCGGGGCCAAGCGCGGCTGGAACCACACGCTCGGGCTCGCGACGCTCCCCTTCATGAGCGACCGCACGGCGGCCGACGGGCGCGACATCGTGTTCGCGGTGCAGTCGATCGTTCCCGACGCGCTCGCCGACCGCGAACGGGTGCTCGACATCCTGCTCGCGACGGCGCGGCACAACCCCGACCACCGGGTCGTGATCAAGGTGCGCGCGCTCGGTGCCGAGCAGCAGACCCACGCCGAGGCGCACAGCTATCCCGACCTGCTCGCGGCGCGGAGCGACGTGCCGTCGAACATCGTCGTCGCGGCGGGACCCATGGCCGCGGCGCTCGACACCGCGCGCGCCCTCGTCACGGTGAGCTCGACCGCGGTGATCGAGGCGGTCGCCCGACACATCCCGGTGCGCGTCATCGACGAGTTCGGGGTGTCGCCCGAGCTGATCAACACCGTGTTCGTCGGCAGCGGGCTGTTCGGCAGCGGCGAGGCGATCCGCCAGCTGCGCTTCGAGCACCCGCGCGCCGACTGGCTCGACGACAACTACTTCCACGACCCCGCCGACAACGACTGGCTCGCAGCGCTCGACGGGCTGCTCGCGGCCCGCGCCGCCGACGCGCTCGCCACGCGGCCCTCTCTGCGGGGCTCCGCCGGGGGACTGCTGCGCCGGGCGTGGGAGCGCAAACAGGCGTTCGGATCGCACGACCGCACGGCGCTCGGATTCGTCGCGCTGTTCATCGGCGTGCCCGCCCGGTCGATGGCGCTCGCGCGCCGTCGCCGACGCAACGAGGGGGAGGAGCACCGCTGGGTGGCGACTAGCCTTGACGCATGA
- a CDS encoding N-acetylneuraminate synthase family protein has product MTISIGSHSIGAGHPVYVIAEIGLNHNGSVELAKQMIDVAADAGAQAVKFQKRTPDVSTPEHMKSVMRETPWGTMTYLDYRYRVEFDREQYIEVGDHATLRGLDWFASPWDEPAVAFLEDLNVVAHKVASASVTDIGMLQALAATGKPVILSTGMSTMEQIDAAVEVFDRDQLIVLHATSSYPMPTEEANLRMIPTLAERFAGVPVGYSGHERELQISLAAVALGATVVERHLTLDRAMWGSDHAASLEPQDFAQLVRDIRVVSEALGDGVKRVFPGELAPLAKLRRVQA; this is encoded by the coding sequence ATGACAATCAGCATCGGATCTCACTCCATCGGCGCCGGTCACCCCGTCTATGTCATCGCGGAAATCGGGCTCAATCACAACGGCAGCGTCGAGCTCGCCAAGCAGATGATCGACGTCGCCGCCGACGCGGGCGCGCAGGCCGTCAAGTTCCAGAAGCGCACCCCCGACGTGTCGACGCCCGAGCACATGAAGAGCGTCATGCGCGAGACGCCGTGGGGCACCATGACCTACCTCGACTACCGCTACCGGGTCGAGTTCGACCGCGAGCAGTACATCGAGGTCGGCGACCACGCCACGCTGCGCGGCCTCGACTGGTTCGCCTCCCCGTGGGACGAGCCGGCCGTCGCGTTCCTCGAAGACCTCAACGTGGTCGCGCACAAGGTCGCGTCGGCGTCGGTCACCGACATCGGCATGCTGCAGGCGCTCGCCGCGACCGGCAAGCCCGTCATCCTCTCCACCGGAATGTCGACGATGGAGCAGATCGACGCGGCCGTCGAGGTGTTCGACCGCGACCAGCTGATCGTGCTGCACGCCACGTCGTCGTACCCGATGCCCACCGAAGAGGCCAACCTGCGCATGATCCCGACGCTCGCCGAGCGCTTCGCCGGCGTGCCGGTCGGCTACTCGGGACACGAGCGCGAGCTGCAGATCAGCCTCGCCGCGGTCGCGCTCGGCGCCACCGTGGTGGAGCGCCACCTCACGCTGGACCGCGCGATGTGGGGCTCCGACCACGCCGCGTCGCTCGAACCGCAGGACTTCGCGCAACTCGTGAGAGACATCCGCGTGGTCTCCGAGGCGCTCGGCGACGGCGTCAAGCGCGTCTTCCCGGGCGAGCTGGCACCGCTCGCCAAGCTCCGCCGCGTGCAGGCCTGA